One segment of Arthrobacter sp. MMS18-M83 DNA contains the following:
- a CDS encoding dipeptide ABC transporter ATP-binding protein, with protein MTTSNVTINEAGTEERPLLEIRDLAISFQTASGEFQAVKNAHLTIMPGETVAIVGESGSGKSTTALAAIGLLPENGRVSGGQILLDGEDISHAPERRMIELRGNTIGMVPQDPMSNLNPVWKIGYQVRETLRANGKPHAPADVARVLGEAGLPDSARRAKQYPHEFSGGMRQRALIAIGLSCQPRLLIADEPTSALDVTVQRQILDHLETMTAELGTAVLLITHDLGLAAERADKVVVMYRGNVVEAGPSLELLRNPQHPYTQRLVASAPSLASRRIQAAKAEGIQTEELLAPTEAVVEKALPEDVLKVESLSKVFKLRSGVGRSTDFTAVDNVSFNVKRGTTTAIVGESGSGKSTVAQMVLNLLPPTSGRIVFDGVDTSTLNSREIFKFRRRVQPIFQDPYGSLDPMYNIFRTIEEPLRTHKIGDKVSREKKVRELLDQVALPQSTMQRYPNELSGGQRQRVAIARALALDPEVIICDEAVSALDVLVQAQVLNLLAELQSNLGLTYLFITHDLAVVRQIADHVCVMQKGRLVETGSTDNVFDSPQQEYTKALLNAIPGASLMLPPAVA; from the coding sequence ATGACAACGTCCAACGTCACCATCAACGAGGCCGGAACCGAAGAGCGCCCGCTCCTTGAAATCAGGGACCTCGCCATCTCCTTCCAGACGGCGAGCGGCGAGTTCCAGGCCGTCAAGAACGCCCACCTGACTATCATGCCGGGCGAGACAGTCGCCATCGTGGGAGAGTCCGGTTCGGGAAAGTCGACGACGGCACTCGCCGCCATCGGTCTCCTGCCGGAGAACGGCCGGGTTTCCGGCGGCCAGATCCTGCTCGACGGCGAGGACATCTCGCACGCGCCGGAACGGCGCATGATCGAGCTGCGTGGCAACACGATCGGCATGGTCCCGCAGGATCCGATGTCCAACCTCAACCCGGTGTGGAAGATCGGCTACCAGGTCCGCGAGACCTTGCGCGCCAACGGCAAGCCCCATGCTCCGGCTGATGTGGCCCGTGTCCTCGGGGAAGCCGGCTTGCCGGACTCGGCGCGGCGTGCCAAGCAGTACCCGCACGAGTTCTCCGGCGGCATGCGCCAGCGGGCACTGATTGCCATCGGCCTGTCCTGCCAGCCGCGGCTGCTTATTGCCGATGAGCCGACGTCGGCCCTCGACGTGACCGTTCAGCGGCAGATCCTCGACCACCTCGAGACCATGACGGCGGAGCTCGGTACGGCAGTCCTGCTTATCACCCACGATCTTGGCCTCGCGGCTGAACGCGCGGACAAAGTGGTGGTCATGTACCGCGGCAACGTAGTGGAAGCCGGCCCTTCGCTAGAACTGCTCCGCAACCCGCAGCACCCCTACACCCAGCGGCTCGTGGCGTCGGCCCCGTCCTTGGCTTCCCGCAGGATCCAGGCAGCCAAGGCTGAAGGCATCCAAACGGAAGAACTCCTGGCACCCACCGAAGCTGTGGTTGAAAAGGCGCTCCCAGAGGACGTTCTGAAGGTCGAGAGCCTCAGCAAGGTCTTCAAGTTGCGCTCGGGAGTGGGCAGGTCCACCGACTTCACCGCGGTGGACAATGTCTCATTCAACGTCAAGCGCGGGACGACGACGGCGATCGTGGGGGAGTCGGGCTCCGGCAAGTCCACTGTGGCTCAAATGGTCCTTAACCTCCTGCCGCCGACGTCGGGCCGGATCGTGTTCGACGGGGTGGACACCTCCACGTTGAACAGCCGAGAGATCTTCAAGTTCCGGCGTCGTGTCCAGCCGATCTTCCAGGACCCGTACGGTTCCCTTGACCCGATGTACAACATCTTCAGGACCATCGAGGAACCGCTCCGGACCCACAAGATCGGTGACAAGGTCAGCCGCGAGAAGAAGGTCCGGGAGCTTCTGGACCAAGTGGCGCTGCCGCAGTCCACCATGCAGCGATACCCGAACGAGCTCTCTGGCGGCCAGCGGCAGCGCGTAGCGATCGCCCGGGCCCTGGCGCTGGATCCAGAAGTGATCATCTGCGACGAAGCGGTCTCCGCCTTGGACGTTTTGGTGCAGGCCCAGGTGCTGAACCTGCTGGCCGAGCTGCAGTCCAATCTCGGCCTGACCTACCTGTTCATCACGCACGACCTCGCCGTCGTACGGCAGATCGCGGACCATGTCTGCGTGATGCAGAAGGGCAGGCTCGTGGAAACGGGCAGTACAGACAATGTCTTCGATTCGCCGCAGCAGGAGTACACAAAAGCACTCCTCAACGCGATTCCCGGAGCAAGCCTGATGCTGCCGCCCGCGGTGGCCTGA
- a CDS encoding ABC transporter permease, whose amino-acid sequence MIQYILRRLLQVIPVFLGTTLLVYFMVFALPGDPIRALFGDRPPSESVIAALRQQYNLDQPFWVQYGLFLKNLFTFNLGVDFTGQPIAATLGRIFPVTAMLAVEALAIQAVFGVAFGLIAGLRKGKLFDSTVLVASLVVIAVPTFVLGFVLQLVVGVQLGWAKPTVGSNADWGTLILPATVLGLVSFAYVLRLTRASVIENMNADYVRTATAKGLSRPRVVLAHILRNSMIPVVTYLGANLGGLMGGAIVTEGIFNVPGVGQKLYQAVIRSEGPTVVAIVSVLVLVFVAANLLVDLLYAWLDPRIRYEK is encoded by the coding sequence GTGATCCAGTACATCCTCAGGCGTTTGCTGCAGGTCATCCCGGTCTTCCTGGGAACCACCCTGCTTGTGTACTTCATGGTCTTCGCCCTCCCGGGCGACCCCATCCGCGCTTTGTTCGGCGACCGTCCGCCCAGCGAGTCCGTCATTGCCGCCCTGCGCCAGCAATACAACCTCGACCAGCCGTTCTGGGTCCAGTACGGACTGTTCCTCAAGAACCTGTTCACCTTCAACCTCGGCGTTGACTTCACCGGTCAACCCATTGCCGCCACCCTTGGCCGCATCTTTCCCGTGACCGCCATGCTTGCCGTTGAGGCCCTGGCTATCCAGGCCGTCTTCGGTGTGGCCTTCGGCCTGATCGCCGGCCTGCGCAAGGGGAAGCTCTTTGACTCCACCGTGCTGGTTGCCTCCCTCGTCGTCATCGCGGTCCCCACCTTCGTGCTGGGCTTCGTTCTTCAGCTCGTCGTCGGCGTGCAGCTCGGCTGGGCCAAGCCCACGGTGGGATCCAACGCGGACTGGGGCACACTGATCCTCCCGGCCACGGTTCTTGGCCTCGTGTCCTTTGCCTACGTGCTGCGGTTGACCCGCGCCTCGGTCATCGAAAACATGAACGCCGACTACGTCCGTACGGCAACCGCGAAAGGCCTTTCCCGTCCCCGAGTGGTCCTCGCCCACATCCTGCGAAACTCCATGATCCCCGTGGTCACCTACCTGGGGGCGAACCTGGGTGGCTTGATGGGCGGCGCGATCGTCACCGAAGGCATCTTCAACGTGCCCGGCGTCGGACAGAAGCTCTACCAAGCGGTGATCCGCAGCGAGGGCCCCACCGTCGTTGCCATCGTTAGCGTGCTGGTGCTGGTGTTCGTTGCCGCCAACCTGTTGGTCGACCTCCTGTACGCCTGGCTTGACCCGAGGATCCGCTATGAAAAGTAA
- the fdxA gene encoding ferredoxin, giving the protein MTYVIAQPCVDVKDKACIEECPVDCIYEGERSLYIHPDECVDCGACEPVCPVEAIYYEDDTPEEWADYYKANVEFFDDLGSPGGAAKIGNTGKDHPFIAALPPQNQDH; this is encoded by the coding sequence GTGACCTACGTAATCGCGCAGCCGTGTGTGGACGTCAAGGACAAGGCATGTATTGAAGAATGCCCTGTTGACTGCATCTACGAAGGCGAACGTTCCCTTTATATCCACCCGGATGAGTGCGTGGACTGCGGCGCTTGCGAACCCGTGTGCCCGGTGGAAGCGATCTACTACGAGGATGACACCCCGGAGGAATGGGCGGACTACTACAAGGCCAACGTCGAATTCTTCGATGATCTCGGGTCCCCGGGTGGAGCTGCCAAGATTGGCAATACCGGCAAGGACCACCCGTTCATCGCCGCGCTGCCTCCTCAGAACCAAGACCACTAA
- the dapC gene encoding succinyldiaminopimelate transaminase, giving the protein MISAAPAFGLNLPDYPWEAMAPYVAKAAEHPGGVVNLSIGTPVDPTPELVREALAGAANAHGYPTVHGTEALREAVSTWFATRRGVPGIDPRDVLPTVGSKELVAWLPFLLGLSAGDVVVRPTVAYPTYDIGALLAGATAIAADNLDELDAATRSRVRLIWINSPGNPTGSVRDVESLRQIVAQAREIGAVVASDECYAELGWGGWDAQRGGEAVPSVLDPRVTGGSDGLLCVYSLSKQSNLAGYRAAFVAGDSSIVANLVNSRKHAGMIVPYPVQEAMRIALGDVGHVLAQKDLYRGRRERLLPALQNFGLEIHESKAGLYLWSTAGEATWDTVRRFADLGIVVGPGVFYGDAGNGFIRVALTGTDERIDAAVERLNTAR; this is encoded by the coding sequence TTGATTTCTGCGGCCCCCGCCTTTGGCCTCAACCTGCCCGACTATCCTTGGGAAGCTATGGCGCCGTACGTGGCCAAGGCTGCAGAACACCCGGGCGGGGTAGTCAATCTCTCGATCGGCACTCCCGTGGATCCCACGCCGGAGCTCGTTCGCGAGGCGCTCGCCGGGGCAGCCAATGCTCATGGGTACCCGACTGTCCACGGCACGGAAGCTCTTCGCGAGGCTGTGTCCACCTGGTTCGCTACCCGACGTGGAGTCCCTGGGATCGACCCCCGGGACGTTTTGCCCACAGTCGGCTCCAAGGAACTGGTGGCCTGGCTGCCGTTTCTGTTGGGGCTCAGCGCAGGCGACGTCGTTGTCCGTCCTACGGTGGCTTACCCGACGTACGACATCGGCGCCCTGCTTGCAGGGGCCACGGCGATTGCTGCAGACAATCTGGACGAACTGGACGCCGCAACCCGTAGCCGGGTCCGGCTCATCTGGATCAACTCCCCGGGCAACCCCACCGGCAGTGTTCGCGATGTCGAATCCCTCAGGCAGATCGTTGCCCAGGCCCGCGAGATCGGCGCTGTGGTGGCGTCTGACGAATGCTATGCCGAACTCGGTTGGGGCGGATGGGATGCCCAGCGTGGCGGCGAAGCCGTGCCCAGCGTTCTTGATCCGCGTGTCACGGGTGGGTCAGACGGACTGTTGTGCGTCTACTCCCTCAGCAAGCAGTCGAACCTCGCCGGCTACCGGGCCGCCTTCGTGGCCGGAGACTCATCGATCGTGGCGAATCTGGTCAACAGCCGCAAGCACGCAGGCATGATCGTGCCTTACCCGGTCCAGGAAGCCATGCGCATCGCGCTCGGCGACGTCGGCCACGTGCTGGCCCAAAAGGATCTCTACCGCGGCCGCCGTGAACGCCTCCTGCCAGCTCTGCAGAACTTCGGACTGGAGATCCACGAGTCCAAAGCGGGCTTGTACTTGTGGTCCACCGCAGGGGAGGCGACGTGGGACACCGTGCGGCGTTTCGCTGACCTGGGCATCGTCGTCGGGCCCGGAGTGTTCTATGGAGACGCCGGCAACGGTTTCATCCGGGTGGCGCTCACGGGCACCGATGAACGCATCGACGCCGCTGTGGAACGCTTGAACACTGCACGGTAA
- a CDS encoding type IV toxin-antitoxin system AbiEi family antitoxin domain-containing protein, whose amino-acid sequence MQRMLGADEGTCPTFDFKIGPEVLHIPNVGASVPPVSSGTMGRMVNISEVISAYDGVARAKHLAAAGVSHFQLKSELASGRILRVARGVYAVPGADPGLLAIRSLPAEPACISAAEFSGLWVLDAPQSPHVAVPHSRKYEGFVCHRSAVPPTLMDSVIQALRCLPDLEGLVVAESAVVLGRLPLTAIRMRLSGRNDARERRLVSQIVPQSQSIIECIARYLLREAGFLVESQVNIPGMGHLDLMVDGRLGIETDGAGFHMDKPSFEEDRRRWNITTRLGVPTLVVSYSMLKNRPREFVAMVRDTLRSLDRAA is encoded by the coding sequence GTGCAGCGCATGCTCGGCGCAGATGAGGGCACATGTCCAACGTTTGATTTCAAGATTGGACCGGAAGTTCTCCACATACCCAATGTTGGCGCTTCCGTGCCTCCGGTTTCGAGCGGAACGATGGGGCGCATGGTGAACATCAGTGAAGTCATTTCAGCGTACGACGGCGTGGCGCGGGCTAAACATCTCGCTGCGGCTGGGGTGTCGCATTTCCAGCTGAAATCCGAGTTGGCGAGTGGACGGATTCTCCGCGTGGCCCGAGGGGTCTATGCGGTGCCCGGCGCCGATCCCGGCTTGCTCGCTATCCGGTCCCTTCCTGCGGAACCGGCCTGCATTTCCGCGGCCGAATTCTCGGGGTTGTGGGTTCTGGATGCCCCCCAATCTCCCCACGTGGCAGTCCCTCACAGCCGAAAGTACGAAGGTTTTGTCTGCCATCGATCCGCGGTCCCGCCTACCTTAATGGATTCAGTCATCCAGGCCTTGCGTTGCTTGCCGGATCTGGAGGGTCTGGTCGTTGCCGAATCTGCGGTGGTTCTTGGCAGGCTGCCGCTCACGGCCATCAGGATGAGGCTGAGTGGTCGGAATGATGCGCGGGAGCGGAGACTCGTGTCACAAATCGTTCCGCAGTCACAGTCGATTATTGAGTGCATCGCCAGATACCTCCTGCGAGAAGCAGGCTTTCTCGTTGAATCACAGGTAAACATTCCGGGCATGGGGCATCTGGATCTGATGGTGGACGGAAGGCTGGGGATTGAAACCGACGGAGCAGGTTTCCACATGGACAAGCCGAGCTTCGAGGAGGACCGCCGTCGGTGGAATATCACCACAAGGTTGGGTGTCCCGACCTTGGTTGTGAGCTATTCGATGTTGAAGAACCGGCCTCGAGAATTTGTGGCGATGGTCCGGGACACTCTGAGGTCTCTCGACCGAGCCGCGTGA
- a CDS encoding ABC transporter permease — translation MKSNRQIEHYVAPIDETPLLATDTLKVDAAPLSLWADAWRKLRRRPLFIISALMIFLLLIVAFFPGLFTQTAPNDNCQLGDSLAGPSAGHPLGFTFQGCDIYSRVIHGTQASLTVGVVSVIFVLIIGVTLGALAGFFGGWVDTVIARIGDIFFALPLVLGALVVTQLPFFRENKSVFTVVMVIVMLGWPQMARITRGAVIEVRNADFVTAARSLGVSKIGTLVRHVVPNALAPIIVLATMELGVFIVTEATLSFLGIGLPGSIMSWGNDISAAKDTLRTNPEVLMFPATALSITVLSFIMLGDALRDALDPKSRKR, via the coding sequence ATGAAAAGTAACCGTCAAATCGAGCACTACGTTGCCCCCATCGACGAGACACCGCTGCTCGCGACCGATACCCTCAAGGTCGACGCAGCACCCCTGAGCCTCTGGGCAGACGCCTGGCGGAAGCTCCGCCGTCGTCCGCTGTTCATCATCTCCGCGCTCATGATCTTCCTGCTCCTCATCGTCGCGTTCTTCCCGGGTCTGTTCACGCAGACAGCTCCGAACGACAACTGCCAACTGGGCGACTCCCTGGCGGGCCCCTCGGCCGGCCATCCCTTGGGATTCACCTTCCAGGGCTGCGACATCTATTCCCGCGTCATCCACGGCACGCAGGCATCCTTAACAGTCGGCGTCGTCTCGGTCATCTTCGTCCTGATCATCGGCGTCACGCTCGGCGCGCTGGCTGGGTTCTTTGGCGGCTGGGTTGACACCGTCATTGCCCGCATTGGCGACATCTTCTTCGCATTGCCTTTGGTCCTCGGCGCACTGGTCGTTACCCAGCTCCCCTTCTTCCGCGAGAACAAGAGCGTCTTCACGGTGGTCATGGTCATCGTGATGCTCGGGTGGCCCCAAATGGCCCGTATCACCCGTGGTGCCGTGATCGAGGTCCGCAACGCCGATTTCGTCACTGCCGCACGCTCGCTAGGTGTCTCCAAGATCGGCACCCTGGTCCGGCACGTGGTTCCGAACGCGCTCGCGCCGATCATTGTCCTGGCCACCATGGAACTGGGTGTCTTCATCGTCACTGAAGCAACGCTCTCCTTCCTTGGCATTGGCTTGCCCGGCAGCATCATGTCCTGGGGTAACGACATTTCCGCGGCGAAGGACACTCTGCGCACCAACCCCGAGGTGCTGATGTTCCCCGCAACCGCATTGTCCATTACAGTCCTGAGCTTCATCATGCTTGGCGACGCGCTGCGTGACGCCCTTGACCCCAAGAGCCGCAAGCGATGA
- the typA gene encoding translational GTPase TypA produces the protein MSETTTNTAVATASRSDLRNVAIVAHVDHGKTTLVDAMLKQTNSFAEHNHLEDRVMDSGDLEREKGITILAKNTTVAYNGPSSHGETITINVIDTPGHADFGGEVERGLSMVDGVVLLVDASEGPLPQTRFVLRKALAAHLPVILLVNKTDRPDARIEEVVHESMDLLLGLASDLADEVPDLDLDKILEVPVVYAAAKVGRASLEQPADGSAPENEDLEPLFKTIIEHIPAPTYNPNGVLQAHVTNLDASPFLGRLALLRIYNGTLRKGQTVAWARANGELKNVKITELLATKALDRVPTDSAGPGEIVAVAGIEEITIGETLTDAENPQPLPLITVDDPAISMTIGINTSPLAGKVKGAKVTARQVKDRLDKELIGNVSIKVLPTERPDAWEVQGRGELALAILVEQMRREGFELTVGKPQVVTRTIDGKIHEPMEHMTIDVPEEYLGAVTQLMAARKGRMTNMANHGTGWCRMEFIVPARGLIGFRTKFLTDTRGAGIASSISEGYEPWAGPIEYRTNGSMVADRAGVVTPFAMINLQERGSFFVKPTSEVYEGMIVGENSRADDMDVNITKEKKLTNMRAASSDTFENLTPPRDLTLEESLEFAREDECVEVTPESIRIRKLILDANERAKATRARAKV, from the coding sequence ATGTCTGAAACCACCACCAACACCGCGGTAGCCACTGCATCGCGCAGTGACCTGCGCAACGTCGCGATTGTGGCCCACGTTGACCACGGCAAGACCACCCTGGTCGACGCCATGCTCAAGCAGACCAACTCCTTTGCCGAGCACAACCACCTCGAAGACCGCGTCATGGACTCCGGTGACCTGGAGCGCGAAAAGGGCATTACCATCCTGGCCAAGAACACCACCGTGGCCTACAACGGACCGTCCTCCCATGGCGAGACCATCACCATCAACGTGATCGACACCCCTGGCCACGCTGACTTCGGCGGCGAGGTTGAGCGCGGCCTGTCCATGGTTGACGGCGTCGTGCTCCTCGTGGATGCTTCCGAGGGTCCGCTGCCCCAGACCCGCTTTGTGCTCCGCAAGGCCCTCGCCGCGCACCTTCCGGTCATCCTGCTGGTCAACAAGACCGACCGCCCTGACGCCCGCATCGAAGAAGTTGTCCACGAATCCATGGACCTGCTCCTGGGCTTGGCTTCGGACCTCGCGGACGAAGTTCCGGACCTCGACCTGGACAAGATCCTGGAAGTTCCCGTGGTCTACGCTGCAGCCAAGGTCGGCCGCGCCTCCCTGGAACAGCCGGCTGATGGATCGGCGCCGGAGAACGAAGATCTCGAACCCCTGTTCAAGACGATCATCGAGCACATCCCGGCTCCGACCTACAACCCGAACGGTGTCCTGCAGGCGCACGTCACCAACCTGGACGCTTCCCCGTTCCTCGGCCGCCTCGCACTCCTGCGCATCTACAACGGCACCCTCCGCAAGGGCCAGACCGTTGCTTGGGCGCGAGCCAACGGCGAACTGAAGAACGTCAAGATCACCGAGCTCCTGGCCACCAAGGCACTGGACCGCGTTCCGACCGACTCCGCTGGTCCGGGCGAGATCGTTGCTGTTGCCGGTATCGAGGAAATCACCATTGGTGAGACCCTGACCGACGCCGAGAACCCGCAGCCGCTGCCGCTCATCACGGTGGATGACCCCGCGATCTCCATGACCATCGGTATCAACACCTCTCCGCTGGCCGGTAAGGTCAAGGGTGCCAAGGTAACGGCGCGCCAGGTGAAGGATCGCCTCGACAAGGAACTGATCGGTAACGTCTCCATCAAGGTTCTGCCCACCGAGCGTCCGGATGCCTGGGAAGTCCAGGGCCGTGGCGAGCTTGCGCTGGCTATCCTCGTGGAGCAGATGCGACGTGAAGGCTTCGAACTGACTGTCGGCAAGCCGCAGGTTGTCACCCGGACCATCGACGGCAAGATCCACGAGCCGATGGAACACATGACCATCGACGTTCCGGAAGAGTACCTCGGCGCGGTCACGCAGCTCATGGCCGCTCGCAAGGGCCGCATGACCAACATGGCCAACCACGGTACGGGCTGGTGCCGCATGGAATTCATCGTTCCTGCCCGTGGCCTCATCGGCTTCCGCACCAAGTTCCTCACGGACACCCGTGGCGCCGGCATCGCTTCCTCGATCTCCGAGGGCTACGAGCCGTGGGCCGGTCCCATCGAATACCGCACCAACGGTTCGATGGTTGCCGACCGCGCCGGCGTGGTCACCCCCTTCGCCATGATCAACCTGCAGGAACGCGGCTCCTTCTTCGTGAAGCCCACGTCCGAGGTCTACGAAGGCATGATCGTCGGCGAGAACTCCCGCGCCGACGACATGGACGTCAACATCACGAAGGAAAAGAAGCTCACCAACATGCGTGCCGCTTCCTCCGACACCTTCGAGAACCTGACGCCGCCGCGCGACCTGACCCTCGAAGAGTCCCTCGAATTCGCTCGCGAAGACGAGTGCGTTGAGGTGACCCCGGAGTCCATCCGCATCCGCAAGCTGATCCTGGATGCCAATGAGCGCGCCAAGGCTACCCGCGCCCGCGCCAAAGTCTGA
- a CDS encoding MFS transporter, with protein sequence MLGASEFEVGALNAASLAAFLLIGLPAGAWVDRWLKRRTMIVADLVRTAAMATVPLLWWAGILQIWHLYAVAAVVGAATVFFDVSYHSYVPVLVDAANVPQANSKLEATSQIARIGGPAAGGALLTVVSAPVLFVGEAAGYLLSAIFLFRTRDAERPVPAKDRQPLAKEIKEGLVFVVRHPLISRIAACTGGVNFFTTIASTLMPVLVLRELELGPPGMGLIMAVGAVGGLIGAVAAPRLAAWIGEGTVIPAASMVNSLFLVLVPLSVLAPERWISLVMLIVSEFGFAFGVLVYNIMQLSMRQRVCPPRLLGRMNASIRFVVWGVMPIAALASGLLAERLGLAPTLWIGVAGSMVCVAPALFSPLRGMRRLPDGVRGA encoded by the coding sequence TTGCTCGGGGCCAGCGAGTTCGAAGTTGGCGCGCTCAATGCTGCCAGCCTGGCGGCCTTCCTGCTGATCGGTTTGCCGGCCGGAGCGTGGGTAGACCGCTGGTTGAAACGCCGCACCATGATTGTGGCGGACCTGGTCCGGACTGCGGCGATGGCGACCGTACCACTCCTCTGGTGGGCAGGCATCCTGCAGATCTGGCACTTGTACGCAGTAGCGGCCGTCGTCGGGGCCGCAACAGTCTTCTTCGACGTCTCCTACCATAGCTACGTGCCTGTGCTCGTGGATGCCGCGAACGTGCCACAGGCCAATTCCAAGTTGGAAGCCACCTCCCAGATCGCGCGCATCGGCGGACCTGCCGCAGGTGGCGCGCTGCTGACGGTGGTGTCCGCCCCGGTACTGTTCGTCGGGGAAGCAGCCGGCTATCTCCTGTCCGCCATTTTCTTGTTCAGGACACGCGATGCGGAACGGCCCGTGCCGGCCAAGGACCGGCAGCCGCTAGCAAAGGAAATCAAGGAAGGCCTTGTCTTCGTGGTCAGGCATCCGTTGATCAGCAGAATTGCGGCCTGCACGGGCGGGGTGAACTTCTTCACTACGATCGCCTCTACTTTGATGCCCGTGCTCGTGCTGAGGGAACTGGAGCTAGGGCCACCGGGCATGGGCCTCATCATGGCGGTCGGGGCCGTGGGCGGACTGATCGGGGCCGTTGCCGCGCCCAGGCTCGCAGCTTGGATCGGTGAGGGGACCGTCATTCCCGCGGCGTCGATGGTGAACTCGCTTTTCCTCGTCTTGGTGCCGCTGTCGGTGCTGGCTCCCGAGCGATGGATCTCCTTGGTGATGCTCATCGTCTCCGAGTTCGGCTTCGCCTTCGGGGTGCTGGTGTACAACATCATGCAGCTGAGCATGAGGCAGCGGGTGTGTCCGCCCCGGCTCTTGGGGCGCATGAATGCTTCCATTCGCTTTGTGGTCTGGGGTGTCATGCCAATTGCCGCGCTTGCTTCAGGCCTGCTTGCCGAAAGGCTTGGGCTGGCCCCGACGCTCTGGATCGGCGTGGCCGGGAGCATGGTCTGTGTTGCACCAGCGTTGTTCTCGCCGCTTCGGGGAATGCGCAGGCTGCCTGACGGCGTGCGCGGCGCCTGA
- a CDS encoding helix-turn-helix domain-containing protein, producing the protein MATLATMTEQLGDGDLVAKGRALSSPLRLRILRLCLHHARTNKEIAGLLDINPASSLHHVRTLVRTGFLVPQEGRKGKRGAKEVPYIATRTSWSTPVDDISPVLIETFVQETRGLAPGDIDVWRLGVKFNAARQQEMMGKLRAVVEEYMRLPADDDGVATSLLIAHHRDPSAD; encoded by the coding sequence ATGGCTACACTGGCCACCATGACGGAACAATTGGGGGACGGCGATCTCGTCGCCAAGGGGCGCGCCTTGAGTTCGCCGCTACGCCTGCGGATTCTCCGGCTCTGCCTGCATCACGCGCGCACAAACAAAGAAATTGCCGGGCTGCTGGATATTAATCCCGCGTCGAGCCTGCACCACGTGCGAACCTTGGTCCGCACGGGTTTTCTCGTGCCGCAGGAAGGCCGGAAGGGAAAGCGGGGCGCCAAGGAGGTGCCGTACATCGCCACCCGCACATCGTGGAGCACCCCGGTCGACGATATTTCCCCTGTCTTGATCGAAACATTCGTTCAGGAAACCCGGGGACTCGCCCCTGGGGATATCGATGTGTGGCGGCTTGGAGTAAAGTTCAACGCCGCGCGTCAACAGGAAATGATGGGCAAGCTGCGGGCAGTCGTCGAGGAATACATGCGCCTTCCGGCGGACGACGACGGCGTGGCCACTTCGCTCTTGATCGCCCACCACCGGGATCCAAGCGCGGACTAG
- a CDS encoding putative acetyltransferase, translating into MNSPRPQDFLLNTASGTRVVVRYRVDNGFTDALGYLLSVTDGACTIRTRRSDVEIPLALVVAAKEVPPPPPRRKPRPAPQ; encoded by the coding sequence GTGAATTCGCCCCGGCCCCAGGATTTCCTGCTCAACACCGCATCCGGAACACGGGTAGTTGTCCGATACCGGGTGGACAACGGCTTCACCGATGCCCTCGGCTACTTGCTCTCCGTCACCGATGGTGCGTGCACCATCCGCACCCGCCGGTCCGACGTCGAGATCCCGCTGGCCCTTGTAGTCGCAGCAAAAGAAGTCCCGCCTCCGCCTCCACGCCGTAAACCCCGCCCCGCCCCGCAGTAG